The region GATGATCGCGAACTTCCCGACGGCGGCGGTTTCCGTCTTCAGTTTGCGGCGCCCGGCGTCACTGGCCATCGGCGCCGGCGCTCCCGTTGCCGTCCCTGTTGCCGCGGTCATCGGACGGGGTCCCTTCGATGACGTCCTGCACGATGTAGACCGGCCGCTGTTTCGCTTCGTTGAACAGTCGGGCGATGTATTCGCCGATCATGCCGATCGACAGCAACTGGACCCCGGAGAAAAACAGCAGCGCAACCATCAGCGACGCATAGCCCGGAACATCGACACCGAACAGCGAGGTTCGGATGATCAGAAAGAGCGCGTAGGCAAAGGCGCTCAGCGAAATGAGCACACCGCCGTAGAACCACACTCTGAGCGGAAGCGTGGTGAACCCGGTCAGGCCGTCGAGTGCGAAGTTCCAGAGTTTCCAGTAGTTGAACTTGCCCGTGCCGGCCTTGCGCGGCGGGCGCTCATAGGGCAGGGCGACGGCCGGAAAACCGACCCAGGCAAACAGGCCCTTCATGAACCGGTTGCGCTCCGGCAGCTTCAGAAGGGCGTCGATGACGGCCCGGTCGATAAGGCGGAAATCGCCGGCGTTGGCGGGCATGTCGATATTGGCGAGCCGGTTGAACAGGCGGTAGAACATGCCCGCGGTGGAGCGTTTCATCATCGTGTCGGACGAGCGGTCGACCCTCAGACCGTAGACGACGTCATAGCCGGCACGCCAGCTGTCCAGCATTCGAAGGATCAGTTCCGGCGGGTCCTGAAGGTCGGCATCGATGATGACCGCAACGTCACCCCGGGCTGCCTCCAGACCGGCGGAAAGGGCCGCTTCCTTGCCGAAATTCCGGGACAGTCCCACCATCCGGCCGGGCAGACCGCCCGCAAGGCTTTCCGCCAGGATGTCCGCCGTCGCATCGCGGCTGCCATCGTCGATGAACACGTATTCGTATTTCAATCCGGTCCGGTCCAGCACCGGACGGGTCGCTTCCAGAAAGTGGCGGATGACTTCGTCTTCGTTGTAGACGGGAACGATGACGCTGAGGACGGGTGCTGCCGGGCGTGCGCCCTCCCGTCTGGAAACGTAGATTTTCGAGGCGGCGTTTTCGTTCATTTTGCTCTGGCCGGTCTTGTTGGCGCAACCTGCCGTAAAAACAGGAAAAAGGCCAGCCCAAGCAATGGACCGGCCTCTTGTTTTTCGGTGCTTGTGTGCAGCTCAGGCAAACGCGCCGTGACAATGCTTGAATTTCTTGCCGGAGCCGCAGGGGCAGGTCTCGTTGCGGCCGACCTTGCCCCAGGTGGAGGGGTCGTTCGGGTCGCGAGAGGCTGGCGGAACGACCTGCTGGTCCGCCATGGCCATCTCATCTTCTCCGGTCTGCGGATTGATGTGATGGGCGTGCATCTCCGGCTCCGCCGGCATTTCCGGCGGCTGCTGGCTGACGAGTTCCACGCGCAGCAACTGGGCGGTGGTCATCTGGCGCAACTGGGCCAGCATGGCCTCGAACAGCGTGAAGGCCTCGGTCTTGTATTCCTGCAGCGGGTCACGCTGCGCATAACCGCGGAAGCCGACGACCGAGCGCAGGTGGTCCAGGTTGGCAAGATGCTCTCGCCACAAATTGTCGAGGGTCTGCAGCAGAATGGCCTTTTCCACCTTGCGCATGATGTCCGGGGAATACTTGGCGACCTTCTGCGCCATGGCTTCGTCGGCCGCCTTGCGCAGGCGCTGCTTCACCTCTTCGTCGGCAATGCCTTCCTCGGCCGCCCAGTCCTTGATCGGCAGGTCGAGGTTCAGATACTTGCGGACCTCTTCCTCCAGGCCTTCCGTATCCCATTGTTCGGGATAGGCGCGCTCGGGAATGTGGTTGGCGACCAGGTCGTCGATCACGTCATGGCGCATGTCGGCCACGGCTTCCTGGATCGCGTCGCTGTCCATGAGTTCGATACGCTGCTCGAAGACCACCTTGCGCTGGTCGTTCATCACGTTGTCGAACTTCAGGAGGTTCTTGCGGATGTCGAAGTTGCGCGCCTCGACCTTCTGCTGCGCCTTTTCCAGAGCCTTGTTGATCCAGGGGTGGATGATGGCTTCGCCTTCTTCCAGGCCCAGCTTCTGGAGCATGGAATCCATGCGGTCGGAGCCGAAGATGCGCATCAGGTCGTCCTGCAGCGACAGGAAGAACTTGGACCGGCCCGGGTCGCCCTGGCGGCCGGAACGGCCGCGGAGCTGGTTGTCGATGCGGCGGCTTTCGTGGCGCTCGGTGGCGACCACGTAGAGGCCGCCGGCGGCCAGGGCCTTTTTCTTGAGTTCTTCCACCTCGGCGCGGATCTGCGCCTCGCGCGCGGAGCGTTCTTCGCCTTCCGGCATGTCGCCCAGTTCCATGGCGATCTGCATGTCGGCGTTGCCGCCGAGCTGAATGTCGGTGCCGCGGCCGGCCATGTTGGTGGCGATCGTCACCGCGCCCGGGAGACCGGCCTGCGCGACGATGAAGGCTTCCTGCTCGTGATAGCGCGCGTTCAGAACCGCGAAGACCTTGGCCTTGCCGGCTTCCTTCTTCTGCGCGGCGGCAAAGGCGGCGGGGTCGCTCAGGTCGATCTGCTTGTAGCCGTGCTTTTTCAGGAGCTCGGCCAGGAGTTCCGACTTCTCGATGGACGTGGTGCCGACCAGCACCGGCTGGCCGCGTTCCTTGCAATCGTCGATCAGCTGGACGATGGCGTTGAATTTTTCCTGGAACGTCCGGTAGACCTCGTCGTCCTCGTCGGTCCGCTTCACCGGAAGGTTGGTCGGGACTTCGACGACTTCGAGCCTGTAGATGTCCGCGAACTCGTCCGCTTCGGTCTGGGCCGTACCGGTCATACCGGCCAGCTTTTCGTACATGCGGAAATAGTTCTGGAAGGTGATGGAAGCGAGTGTCTGGTTTTCCGGCTGGATCCGGACCTTCTCGCGTGCCTCCAGCGCCTGGTGCAGGCCTTCGGAGAACCGGCGTCCCGGCATCATGCGGCCGGTGAATTCGTCGATGATGATCACTTCGTCGTTGCGGACGATGTAATCCTTGTCGCGCTGAAACAGCTTGTGAGCTTTCAGCGCCTGCTGCAGGTGGTGCACCACGGCGACGTTTTCCACGTCGTAGAGCGAAGAGCCCTTCAGCAGGCCCGCTTCGCCCAGCAGGCGTTCAAGCTTTTCGTTGCCCGCTTCGGTGAAGGACGCGGAGCGCGCCTTTTCGTCCAGCTCGAAATCCTCGGACGTCAGATGCGGGATAAACGCATCGATGGTGTTGTAGAAATCGGACCGGTCTTCCAGCGGACCGGAAATGATCAGCGGTGTCCGCGCTTCGTCGATCAGGATCGAATCGACTTCGTCGACGATGGCATAATGATGCCCGCGCTGAACCATCGACTGGCGGTCGTGCTTCATGTTGTCGCGCAGATAGTCGAAGCCGAACTCGTTGTTGGTGCCGTAGGTCACGTCGGCCGCATAGGCGGCGCGGCGTTCTTCGTCCGACAGGCCGTGGACGATGCAGCCGACGCTGAGGCCCAGGAACTTGTAAACCTGGCCCATCCATTCGCTGTCGCGCTGGGCGAGATAGTCGTTCACGGTGACCACATGGACGCCCTTGCCGGCAAGGGCGTTCAGGTAGACCGGTGCGGTTGCGACAAGGGTCTTGCCCTCACCGGTGCGCATTTCGGAGATCTGTCCGGAATCCAGCACCATGCCGCCGATCAGCTGCACGTCGTAGTGCCGCTGGCCGAGCGCGCGGAGCGCTGCTTCGCGGACCGTCGCGAACGCCGGGACGAGCAGGTCCTCAAGGCTCGCGCCGTTCTTGAGCTGATTGCGGAATTCTTCGGTGCGCGCCCTCAGGGCGTCGTCCGACAGGGCCTGCGTTTCCTGCTCGAGGGCATTGATCTGTTCGACTTTTGCTCGAAAAGTCTTGATCTTTCGGTCGTTGGCCGAGCCGAAAATCTTACGTGCTAAAGCGCCAAGGCCAGCCATGTGGCGGTCCTTCCCTACGAGGCGGCGTCAACTGGCAATCTGGCGCCCGCCCATGAAATCGTCTCAATTGCTATCCACGTTGCGGCCAAGCGCGATGCGCTGGCCGATGAACGCGGCCGAAAAGATGCCATCCCGGCCCGCGGCAGGGACGCCCGACAGATAAGAGGGGGCTCAATGCTTGTCAACGCTGCCGGAATGCGCAATGTACCCGTGCCCTCCGCGAAGGAGGGAAGAAAGATTACTGTTCCTATACGTAAAGGACTTCTCATGTTGCGAATCTCGATGCGCAGGCCGGCTCAGGCACTCGCCATTTCGTTCCTGGCCTTGTCGCTCGGATCCACTTCCCTGTCCGCCGCAGAGCCGGATGACGTGGTCGCAAAAGTTGGTGAGGCGGAAATCACGGAAGCTGATATTGCCTTTGCAGCGCGTGACCTCGGGCAGGAATTGCAGCGCTTCCCGCCGGCACAATGGCGCCAGCTTCTGCTGGAAGCAATGGTCGATATGGAGCTGCTGGCGCAGGCCGCGCGCGAGGACGGCATCGATCAGGATCCAGCCTTCAAGAACCAGCTCGAGTTCCTGGAGTTGCAGGCGCTGCGCAATGCCTATCTCGCCCAGAAAATCGGTGGAGCAATTTCCGAAGAGGACCTCAAGGCGGCCTATGAAGAGCAATTTGCCGATTTTGAAGGCGAAGAAGAGATCCGCGCCCGCCACATCCTCGTGAAGGAAAAGGCCGAGGCGGAAGAACTCGTCAAGGAACTCGAGGGCGGCGCCGATTTTGCCGAACTTGCAAGGGAAAAGTCTACCGGTCCGTCCGGCCCGAATGGCGGTGATCTCGGCTATTTCAAGCAGGGCCAGATGGTCAAGCCGTTCGAAGAGGCCGTTTTGGCTCTCGAGCCCGGTTCCTATACTACGGAACCGGTGGAAACCCAGTTCGGCTGGCACGTCATCAAGCTGGAAGACAAACGCCGGGCGGAAAAGCCGGCTTTCGAAGAGGTGGAAGGCAACCTGCGTCAGCAGCTGTTCCGCGAGCATTACGAAGCCAGGATGGCGGAGCTCAAGGAGGGCACCGAAATCGAGATCCTCGATGAGAGCCTGGCCAAGCCCGGTGAGGACGCGCAGCCTGCTGAAGAACCTGCCCAGCCTGCTGAAGAAGGGGAAAAGACGGAGTAATTCCGCTTTCCCTACATTTTGACGCCGGTCCCGGAACCCGGCGGCGGCCCGCCGCCGGGTTCCGTGTTCAGGCAACTGGGCCGGGTCGGCGAGAGCGCCGGTGCGCGCGAGGACTGCCACTTGTCAGGTGCTTCGGCCTGGGTCATACACTGCTGATGTTTTCAGCCGCTTTCATGAGTGGCGCAGGGACCTTTCACGCTTTCTGACCGGATCAGCTTCGATGTCGACGACCATTTCCCCGCTCGCCCCCAAATCCTACCCGGACATGCCGGAGATCAAGGGCGTTCAATTCGCGACCGCTTCAGCGGGGATCAAGTACAAGGGCCGCACGGACGTGCTGCTGGCGACGGTGTCCGAAGGCACGTCCGTTGCCGGTGTTTTCACCAGATCGAAATGTTCGTCCGCGCCGGTCGACTGGTGCAAGGCCCGGGTCGGTGGCGGCAAGGCGCGCGCGCTTCTGGTGAACTCCGGCAATGCCAACGCCTTTACCGGAAAGAAGGGTGCCGAAGCTGTCCGGCTTTCCGCCGAAATCGTCTCCAGAGCGCTTGGCTGCGCCGACGGCGAGATCTTCCTCGCTTCGACCGGCGTGATCGGCGAACCGCTTGCCGCCGAGAAATTTTCCGGTGTGATCGATGATCTCAAAGTCGCCCAGGGCAGCGCCGGCTGGCTTGACGCGGCCAAGGCGATCATGACCACGGACACCTATCCCAAGGTGGCGACCGCGAGCGTCGAGCTGGACGGCGAAACGATGACGATCAGCGGCATCGCCAAGGGAGCCGGCATGATCGCTCCGGACATGGCGACCATGCTGTCCTTCATCTTCACCGATGCAGCCGTTTCCCCGGATGTTCTTCAGGCGCTGCTCAGCGGCGAGACCGGCGGAAGCTTCAATGCCATCACGGTCGACAGCGACACCTCGACCTCCGATACGGTGCTCCTGTTCGCAACCGGTGCCGCCGCGGAAAAGGGCATCGAGCCGGTGACCACGCTGGACGATCCCCGCGTGGAAATCCTGCGCGCGGCCCTCGGCGACGTGATGCTCGACCTTTCCCATCAGATCGTTAGAGACGGCGAAGGTGCACGGAAATTCGTCGAGGTCAGCATTGAAGGCGCGGAGTGTGATGCCTCGGCAAAGAGGATCGCCCTTTCAATTGCCAATTCGCCGCTCGTGAAAACGGCGATTGCCGGCGAGGACGCAAACTGGGGGCGTGTGGTCATGGCTGTCGGCAAGGCCGGCGAGCCTGCCGACCGGGACCGGCTGGCGATTTGGTTCGGTGATGTCCGTGTGGCCGTCGACGGCGAGCGGGATCCGGACTACAGCGAAGCGGCGGCATCCGCGGTCATGGAGCAGGAAGACATCACGATACGCGTGGAACTCGGCCTGGGCACGGGCAGTGCGACGGTGTGGACCTGCGACCTCACCAAGGAATATGTCGCCATCAACGGCGACTACCGCAGCTAGAAGCCCGAGCGGTGCCGGTAACTCTAGGGTGCGGACCCATAAATGAGGACGAAATGGCATGAGAAATGGCGAAACCCCGTTAGGAAGGGTGCGCAGAGCGGGCTGTATGCCCGGTCAAGTACGCTGACGAAGCGGGGTGAAGCCATTTTCATGTCCTTCGGATTTGACCGGATTGCGCCTCCTCTACGTCGCGAAAGGCTTGAAAATGAACCACATTTCCTACGCTTCCGCTTCTTGAGGACGCGCAATCCGCTTCAAACCATTTCATCCTCATTTATGGGTCCGCACCCTAAGGCTTCAAGCGTGCTTAACGATCCGTTAGGCAGGTGTTTCAGGACAGGACGTCGACGATGACTAAGATCGTGCTTGTCGCGGCATGCGCGCTTGTTGATGCGGACGGGCGCATTCTTCTGGCACAGCGCCCGGAAGGGAAATCCATGGCGGGATTGTGGGAATTTCCGGGCGGAAAGGTCGAACAGGGCGAGCGACCGGAGGAAACCCTCATCCGGGAATTGCGGGAAGAACTGGCAATCGAGGTTAACGAAGCGTGTCTGGCTCCACTCACTTTTGCCAGTCATACTTACGAGGATTTTCACCTACTTATGCCACTTTTCATCTGCCGCAGATGGAATGGTGTCCCAAGAGGACAGGAAAATCAGGAGTTGAAGTGGGTGCGCGCGGTCCGGCTGAGAGACTATCCGATGCCACCGGCCGACGAGCCCCTCATTCCGCATCTGATGGAGGCGGTATAGAGACCTGTGTTCCTGCGAACGCAGGCCTATCGCCTGAGCGGTTTGGCATCGATCAGCTCCGCTGATCCAATCATTGGGAACGAAACGTTCGTTCCAGGGAGTGTTTGGGGTGAACAGAACGTCGGCGGGCCGAGAAGCCATCAAACACCTGGGCAGGCGGTTTCTTCGCGACGAGGAAGGTGCCACCGTTATCGAGTATGGCCTGATTGCGGGCCTGATCGGGATTGTCCTCCTTGGCCTGATCCTCAGTATTGGCGCTGCGATCCGCGATGACATATTCGGCGCGATCGTCACCGCCCTCCAGAAAGCGCTCGCAGGCGGCTAAAGCCTCTTCAGGCGATCGGCTTCGCGTCGTTCAGAGTTGATCCGGATCGTCCCGACGGTCGGATTGCGTCACTCCCGGATCTTCTGTTCCTTCGCTCCCAAGGCATCGGCCAGCCTGGTCTTGGCCGAGCCAGGGCGCAGCGGTTTCTGCTGGCTTTCATGCGGCGCCCAGCCTGAAAGCGTCACGAGGGCGAAGGTCGCCCTGATCCGTCCGTCCGGGTCGGCATGGTTTTCCGCATAAAGCTCGGCCGCCCGCAGCAGCGCTTTCCTGGTGAGCGGCGCCCGGCTCCGCTCCTTCAGAACGGACGTCGCGCCCATGGCGCGCAGGTCCGTCAGCAGGGCGAACATGCTGTCGTAGCGCACCGTCACCGTATCGAGATCGGTTACGGGAAGCGCAAATCCGGCCCGCTGCAGCAGGCTGCCGAGATCGCGCGTGTCGGCGAAGGGCAGCACGCGGGCCGCGGCTCCGCCCGTGATTTCGAGCTCGGCCCGTGTGAGGCTGTCGCGCAGTTCGCTCAGTGTTCCGGCGCCCGGCAGGGTCGCGAGAAACAACCCGTCCGGAACGAGGGCCCTGCGGATCTGAATCAGCGTGCCCGGCAGGTCATTGACGAATTGCAGGTTGAGCGCGGAGACGATGAGGTCAACCGATTGATCCTTGAGCGGCAGAAGAGCGTCGTCGAAGATGAAATCGGGCGGCGGCTGGCCCGGATCCGCAGCAAACAGATCCGCCCTGAGGATTCTCTCCGCCTTGCCGGACATCAGGATCGCCTGTGAGACCAGGCCGGTGTGACCGCCCAGATCGACCGCCGTCGGGAAGGTTCGGTTGATCATCAACAGCCGGTCCTCCAGATCGTCAGCGACAGCCTTGACAAGGAAGTCCGCGCCGGGCCTTGCCGCTTGCAGGGCGCGCCGGCGGCGGCTCTTGAGCAGGGGACGGTCGAACAGGTCTTGCGGTTCGCTCACGGGGAAATCGGCCTTTGTCATCTCGCTCCTGCGCTCACATATGGTATCGAAGAGGCTAGGTCAAAGAATGTTCTTTTCGCATACGTTATCCGGACGACCGGTGATTTGAGGACGGGCTGCGGTGTTCAGGGCTGCTGAGGAAAAACGATTGCCTGGCTCGGGCAGGAAATGGATCGACGTTCCCCGAGCGGGCGCGCGGCTCGCTCTCGATTTCCTGCTGCCCATGCGGTGCCTCAGTTGCGACCGGAGAGTGGGGACCGAAGACGGCCTGTGCCCGGTGTGCTGGCAGAAGATGCAATTCATCGAAAAGCCCTGGTGCTACCGGCTGGGCATACCCTTCACCTATGATGTAGGGGAAGATGCCTGGAGCCCGCGGGCGATCGCGTCGCCGCCCGTCTTCGACCGGCTGCGGTCGGTTGCCTTTTACGAGGGGCCTGCCCGTGACCTGGTTCTGGCGCTCAAGTTCTCCAGGCGCAGGGAGCTCGCCGGGCCCATGGGCCGGTGGATGAGCCGGGCCGGAAAGGAGTTTCTCGGGGAACAAAGTCTCATTCTGCCGGTTCCCCTTCGTTGGGTACGGCTGTTGTCCCGGCGGTTCAACCAGGCGGCGGACCTTGCAAAGGTCATCGCGGCGGATTGCGGCGGACAATATGAGCCGGACCTTCTGAGGCGCCGGAAACGCACCCGCCAGCAGGTGGGATTGTCGGCGAAGGACCGGCACAGGAACGTCCGGTCCGCCTTCGGGATCGACAAGGAAAGGGAGAGCGAATTGCAGGGGCGTCACGTCATTTTGATAGACGACGTCATGACCACCGGCTCAACGGTCACTGCCTGCAGCAAAACCGTTCTGGCCGCCGGCGCGGCCTCGGTCAACGTCATCACCTTCGCCATTGCGGATCCGTCGCTCCGGTCCGCCGACGAAGCCGTAAAGCCTTGATTGCACGGGCCGTCCCTTGAGTTTCGGTGCCGCGCACGCATATAAGGCCCGGATTTCACTGAGGGTGATGCCGAACCCATCCAACAGCAACAAGGAACCTGAATGAATGACTGATGTAGTCATCTACACGCGACAGTTCTGCGGATTTTGTACAGCGGCCAAGAAGCTGCTCGAGAAGAAGGGCGTGGCCTATACCGAGCGCGACGCGACCTTCGAGCCGTCTCTGCGCAAGGAGATGATGCAGAAGGCCAACGGGCGCTCGACTTTCCCGCAGATCTTCGTGGGCAAGACCCATGTGGGCGGCTGCGACGACCTTCATGCGTTGGAGCGGTCCGGCAAACTGGACGCCCTGCTTACATCCTGATTTACTGGATCCATCACAAACCAACCGGAATGGCGGCCGAATGTCCTCGTTCAAAGCAGCATGTGTGCAGCTTCGCAGCGGCAAGTCCCTGCCCGATAATACAGCCGCGGCCGAAAGCCTGATCCGCGCCGCGGCGTCGGACGGGGCCGAGTATGTTCAGACGCCGGAGATGTCCAATGTCCTGGTGCGCAGCCGCGATGAGCTCATGGAGCGGATCTCGGAACCTGAAGGCGATCCGTTCCTGACAAGGGCGCGGGAACTGGCGGCCGAGCTCGGGATATATCTGCATATCGGTTCGCTGGCTGTCCTTGCCGGCAACGGAAAGGTGGCCAACCGCGCCTTCATGATTGCGCCGGACGGCCAGGTCCTGGCCAGCTACGACAAGATCCACATGTTCGACGTGGACCTGCCCAATGGGGAGAGCTGGCGGGAATCTGCGACCTACGAGCCGGGCACCCTATCGGTAATTGCCGAACTTCCCTTCGCGAAGGTCGGCATGGCCGTGTGCTATGACATCCGCTTTCCGGCGATCTTCCGTAGCCAGGCCCGTGCCGGTGCGCATGTGCTGACCGCTCCAGCGGCCTTCACCAGGCAGACTGGCGAAGCCCATTGGCATGTGCTACAGCGCGCCCGCGCCATCGAGAACGGTGCCTTCGTCATTTCCGCAGCACAAGGCGGAACCCACGAGGATGGCCGCCAGACATACGGCCACAGTCTCGTCGTGGACCCGTGGGGCGCCGTGATCGCGGAACTGGACCATGATGAGCCGGGCTACGTTCTGGCTGACATAGACACGGAAAAAGTGGCCAAAGCGCGCGGACGCATCCCGGCAATCGCCAACGAGCGGGACTTCGTCTGCCGGCTTGCCGACGGCCTCAAGGAGATATCTGCGTGATCAAGTACACGCTGGTCTGCAATACCGCGCATGACTTTGAAGGCTGGTTCCGGAATTCCAACGATTTTGAAATGCAGTCCAGCCGCGAGCTGGTGGTCTGCCCGGTCTGCGGGTCAACGGATGTGAGGAAGGGGCTGATGGCCCCGGCCGTCGCGACATCGAGAAAAAGAGAAGCTCATTCAGCGGTGGCCGGAACGGAAATCCGGGCCGACGCCGGCGAGGAGAAGACGCCCGCCCGTGCCAATGCGCAAGCCGCGCCGATGCAGCCTTCGGCTCTCCTGCCGCTCGATGTGCGCCAGAAGGAAATCGTGGAAGCCCTTCGCCTGGTGCGTGCCCGCATCATCGAGAATTCAGAAAATGTGGGCGCGAATTTCGCGGAAGAGGCCCGGAAAATTCATTACGGCGAGGCCGAGGAACGCAGCATTTACGGCCAGACCACGCCGCAGGACGCAGAAACCCTGCTGGAGGAAGGCATAGCCGTTCTTCCGCTGCCCGATCTTCCCGACGAAAAGAACTGACAGCGCCCTCAGCAGTCCTCAGGGCCGGCAAGCCGGATCGTTCCACCCGGCCCATCGGCGCTGCTCAATCCGCTTGCCCGCTCAGGACTTCGCTGCCGATTTGCGGAGCGCGGCGGACTTGGCTCTTTGGGCGGTTTCCTTGGTGTTTTCTTCCGCGGCTTTTCCAAGCTCGGCGGCGCTTTCCATAGCCGTTTCGTTCAGCTCTTCGACGAGAGCCGCATTTTCCGTAAGACTTTCACGGAGCAGTGCGGCCTGTTTCTCAAAGTGGTCCTGATACTCGTTTGCCATCTTTGAATAGAATTCTTGCAAGGTCGCCATCGTCTGTTCCGGAGCCGTGCATTGGCTGAGCGATTTCACGCACTCGAAGTCTTCATGCAGGCGGTGGGTGACGAAGTTCATGTGGTCGTCGAATGCCTTTTCCGTATGGGACCACAGCGTCTGTCCCATTTTCTGGAAGCCGGCCAGCGTCCTTTCCTCGATCCGGTCCTCGCGTTCTGCAAAGGCCCAGTTCGAAAAGCCCGGCATCGGCCATTCACCCATCATCGAACCGAAATCGAAGGGACCCGTAGTTCTTTTGCTAGGCATGTCACATCCTCCACTGTTGTCATTCAGCTGCTGCCGACGGACATATCGTGATGCGAGCCGGTGAGCAGGCCAGAACAACCGCGACCTTTTCGCGGTCGATTGTCGTGCAGTTGCCCGATCACCCTGCCTTCATCCGCATGGGCATGAAAGCGGAAAGTTGACCGTCAGATGTCTTGGCATCCTGCGTTCGCGTGAACGGCAGCGCACCAAGGTGACGTAACTGTAGTCATCCTTCAAGGTGCATCCTTGACGCGGATCAAATTGCAGGCCGCAATTCGATGCGTCGTCGCGTCACGCCCTGTTCAGGAACTTCATCAAGGTGAAGGTCACCTTCTGCGGTTCCTCCAGGGTGGACAGGTGTCCGCTGCCTTCAATCGTAACCAACTCGCTGCCGGGAATGTTCTGTTGAATCTCTTCGGCGATTTCCGGAGGCGTCAGCCGGTCCCCGTCGCCGACCAGGACGAGGGTGGGGCAGGTTATCTCGCCGAGCCGCGGCCGGGCGTCGATCCGGTTGATCAGCGCGGTCTGCTGCCGGATGAACGCATCCGGCCCGGTTTCCCGCGCCATCTCGACGACGACCTGCTTGAGCGCTGCGTCGTCTTCCCGGCTTTCGTGGACGAAGCCGGGATAGAGGAGGTGGGGAACCTTCGAGAAGCCTTTCTTCCGGGTGAGGTCGATCAGAAAGGTCCGGCGCTCCGTTTGCTCAGCAGTATCGGGCCGGGCATTGGTATCCAGGAGGGCGAGCTTTCCCACCCGTTCCGGGGCTTCCCGCATGATTTCCATGGCGATATAGCCGCCCATGGAAAGGCCGACCAGGGAAAACCGTTCCGGCGCCTTTTCCAGGATGTCGGCGGCAATGGCTTCGATACTGTCGTGTTCCCGGTGGTTCGCCACCATGATGGGCCGGTCGGCAAAGGCGGCGATCTGCGGGGCAAAGAGCGCCTCGGTGCACAGGAGGCCGGGAATGAACAGGATCGGATCACTCATCAGGATTGGGGCCTTTCCGCCAGCAGCATATAATTCACATCCATGTCCCGCGACCGCGCCCAGGTGTCGGTGATCGGATTGTAGCTCACGCCGGTGCGGTCGATGACCTTCAGCCCGGCGGCTTCGACAGGCCGTTCGATCTCGGCCGGCTTCACCAGCTTTTCGTAGGAATGGGTGCCCCTCGGCAGCCAGCGCAGCACGAATTCCGCGCCGACGATGGCCAGCGCATAGGCCTTGAGCGTGCGGTTGATGGTCGCGACGACCATCAGGCCGCCGGGACGGACCATGCCGGCGGTCGTCTCCATGAACAGCGGCACGTTGGCGACATGTTCCACCACTTCCATGTTGAGCACGACGTCGAAGGTCTCCCCCGCCGCCGCGAGGGCTTCGGCGGTTTCCGCCCGATAGTCGATCTCGAGGCCCGAGCTCTGCATATGGAGCTTTGCGACCTCGATGTTGGTTTCGGAGGGGTCCGCGCCGACGACCTGCGCGCCAAGGCGGGCCATCGGTTCGCTCAACAGGCCGCCGCC is a window of Roseibium salinum DNA encoding:
- a CDS encoding methyltransferase domain-containing protein, yielding MTKADFPVSEPQDLFDRPLLKSRRRRALQAARPGADFLVKAVADDLEDRLLMINRTFPTAVDLGGHTGLVSQAILMSGKAERILRADLFAADPGQPPPDFIFDDALLPLKDQSVDLIVSALNLQFVNDLPGTLIQIRRALVPDGLFLATLPGAGTLSELRDSLTRAELEITGGAAARVLPFADTRDLGSLLQRAGFALPVTDLDTVTVRYDSMFALLTDLRAMGATSVLKERSRAPLTRKALLRAAELYAENHADPDGRIRATFALVTLSGWAPHESQQKPLRPGSAKTRLADALGAKEQKIRE
- a CDS encoding ComF family protein, which produces MPGSGRKWIDVPRAGARLALDFLLPMRCLSCDRRVGTEDGLCPVCWQKMQFIEKPWCYRLGIPFTYDVGEDAWSPRAIASPPVFDRLRSVAFYEGPARDLVLALKFSRRRELAGPMGRWMSRAGKEFLGEQSLILPVPLRWVRLLSRRFNQAADLAKVIAADCGGQYEPDLLRRRKRTRQQVGLSAKDRHRNVRSAFGIDKERESELQGRHVILIDDVMTTGSTVTACSKTVLAAGAASVNVITFAIADPSLRSADEAVKP
- the grxC gene encoding glutaredoxin 3, giving the protein MTDVVIYTRQFCGFCTAAKKLLEKKGVAYTERDATFEPSLRKEMMQKANGRSTFPQIFVGKTHVGGCDDLHALERSGKLDALLTS
- a CDS encoding carbon-nitrogen hydrolase family protein; translated protein: MSSFKAACVQLRSGKSLPDNTAAAESLIRAAASDGAEYVQTPEMSNVLVRSRDELMERISEPEGDPFLTRARELAAELGIYLHIGSLAVLAGNGKVANRAFMIAPDGQVLASYDKIHMFDVDLPNGESWRESATYEPGTLSVIAELPFAKVGMAVCYDIRFPAIFRSQARAGAHVLTAPAAFTRQTGEAHWHVLQRARAIENGAFVISAAQGGTHEDGRQTYGHSLVVDPWGAVIAELDHDEPGYVLADIDTEKVAKARGRIPAIANERDFVCRLADGLKEISA
- a CDS encoding DUF1178 family protein: MIKYTLVCNTAHDFEGWFRNSNDFEMQSSRELVVCPVCGSTDVRKGLMAPAVATSRKREAHSAVAGTEIRADAGEEKTPARANAQAAPMQPSALLPLDVRQKEIVEALRLVRARIIENSENVGANFAEEARKIHYGEAEERSIYGQTTPQDAETLLEEGIAVLPLPDLPDEKN
- a CDS encoding alpha/beta fold hydrolase, with translation MSDPILFIPGLLCTEALFAPQIAAFADRPIMVANHREHDSIEAIAADILEKAPERFSLVGLSMGGYIAMEIMREAPERVGKLALLDTNARPDTAEQTERRTFLIDLTRKKGFSKVPHLLYPGFVHESREDDAALKQVVVEMARETGPDAFIRQQTALINRIDARPRLGEITCPTLVLVGDGDRLTPPEIAEEIQQNIPGSELVTIEGSGHLSTLEEPQKVTFTLMKFLNRA
- the ubiG gene encoding bifunctional 2-polyprenyl-6-hydroxyphenol methylase/3-demethylubiquinol 3-O-methyltransferase UbiG; the protein is MTGEAQANSGTINSEEVARFSAMAQEWWDPTGNFKPLHKFNPVRLAYIKQEVCRHFSRDMKAADAFKDLRFLDIGCGGGLLSEPMARLGAQVVGADPSETNIEVAKLHMQSSGLEIDYRAETAEALAAAGETFDVVLNMEVVEHVANVPLFMETTAGMVRPGGLMVVATINRTLKAYALAIVGAEFVLRWLPRGTHSYEKLVKPAEIERPVEAAGLKVIDRTGVSYNPITDTWARSRDMDVNYMLLAERPQS